The Methylomusa anaerophila genome has a segment encoding these proteins:
- a CDS encoding arginase family protein has product MELKELYFKEIKFSEVEVSTKDIRKSDNIIIGYTEIFKQLGRAKESIVQEQPETIFTIGGGCDADVASIAYLNDKMQGDMTVVWFDAHGDINTHETSASKCFYGMPLRTLLGEGEETIVKLASPSLLSSQLIMLGIRDLEEAEKEYITAQSISVFTVKDIEQGADSVIEAVKTKGHESIYIHIDLDVLDFEEFPHVPVPAPAGLKVNTFKELLKKLDKEFKVVGLGLFEYQPSGGQTIELVEDIIKIGVNL; this is encoded by the coding sequence TTGGAATTAAAAGAACTTTATTTTAAAGAAATAAAGTTCTCCGAAGTAGAAGTCAGTACGAAAGATATCAGAAAATCTGATAATATTATTATCGGATACACAGAAATTTTCAAACAGTTAGGGAGGGCAAAAGAGTCAATAGTACAGGAACAACCAGAGACGATATTTACAATTGGCGGAGGCTGTGACGCTGATGTTGCATCGATTGCGTATTTAAATGATAAGATGCAAGGCGATATGACAGTAGTATGGTTTGATGCCCATGGAGATATTAACACGCATGAAACATCTGCCAGCAAATGTTTTTATGGAATGCCTTTAAGAACTTTGCTTGGAGAGGGTGAGGAAACAATCGTAAAATTGGCGTCTCCAAGCCTGCTGTCTTCACAATTGATAATGTTAGGAATTCGCGATTTGGAGGAGGCCGAAAAAGAATATATTACCGCTCAAAGCATAAGCGTATTTACGGTAAAAGATATTGAGCAAGGGGCGGACTCAGTAATTGAAGCGGTTAAAACCAAGGGACATGAAAGTATTTATATCCATATAGATTTGGATGTGCTTGATTTTGAGGAATTTCCGCATGTTCCGGTTCCAGCGCCTGCAGGGTTGAAGGTTAATACTTTTAAGGAGTTATTAAAGAAACTCGACAAAGAATTTAAGGTTGTTGGTCTGGGGCTTTTTGAATATCAGCCTTCCGGAGGACAGACGATAGAATTGGTAGAAGATATTATAAAAATTGGAGTTAATTTATAG
- a CDS encoding TetR/AcrR family transcriptional regulator produces MNDIKDLILDKAKERMERFGFRKTTMDEISKDCSISKKTIYEHFADKEELFGCLLYRECQGTIRMLFDEPADMPDPLEKLTLLIRRAVAYFNQDHFITRILKDEEMFLALVNTKYRKIIDEEIITSIVRVIREGKQQGKLRDVDEQIVAYAGFRLFQSFSYARTWPLAGAGNEPYFTEVLVDFIINALQKK; encoded by the coding sequence GTGAACGACATAAAGGACCTTATCCTTGACAAAGCCAAAGAACGGATGGAACGTTTCGGTTTTAGAAAAACGACGATGGACGAAATCAGCAAAGACTGCAGTATATCCAAAAAAACAATTTATGAGCACTTTGCCGATAAGGAGGAACTGTTTGGCTGCCTGCTGTACCGTGAGTGCCAAGGCACGATCCGCATGCTGTTCGACGAGCCGGCGGACATGCCCGACCCGCTGGAAAAGCTGACGTTGCTGATCCGCAGGGCGGTTGCGTATTTTAACCAGGATCATTTTATCACCCGGATATTGAAGGACGAGGAAATGTTTTTAGCTTTGGTAAACACAAAATATCGCAAGATCATTGATGAAGAAATCATCACCAGTATTGTCCGGGTGATCCGGGAAGGCAAGCAACAGGGAAAACTCCGGGATGTGGATGAGCAAATTGTCGCTTACGCCGGGTTTAGATTATTCCAGTCTTTTAGCTATGCGCGCACCTGGCCGTTGGCCGGAGCGGGGAACGAGCCGTATTTCACCGAGGTTCTCGTTGATTTTATTATCAACGCGCTGCAGAAAAAATGA
- a CDS encoding efflux RND transporter periplasmic adaptor subunit translates to MQKSISRRGLIFLLLLTFSLTGCAKTGTVSEETPLVRSQVIRLDAAGQSAAYSGEVRGRYETQLAFQVGGKIVKRYVELGSVVNPGDILMEIDVKDIREAVNIGSAQVTSAQSQLTLAATNLERYRKLYEQGAVSQLQLDQYQNAYEVARAAAQQAEAQYAQSANQMGYSRLIADSAGVVAGVSAEAGQVVSTGQPVLTLVQGDEREVEINVPENRIDELRQARQIQVRFWALPEVVLNGQVREISPVANNITRTYKARISLINPPAEVGLGMTASVTVENTGAKPVVYIPLTAVYQTGDTPGVWVVENDTATLRPVRTGDFGDGRIQILDGLHDGDVIVTAGVQKLREGQKVRL, encoded by the coding sequence GTGCAAAAATCAATCAGCAGGCGCGGCCTGATTTTTCTGCTATTATTGACTTTCAGCCTTACCGGCTGCGCCAAAACCGGCACGGTCAGCGAGGAGACGCCGTTGGTCCGCTCACAGGTGATCAGGCTGGATGCAGCCGGACAAAGCGCCGCTTACTCCGGTGAAGTCCGCGGCAGATACGAGACGCAGCTGGCCTTCCAGGTCGGCGGAAAAATTGTCAAACGTTATGTAGAACTCGGCAGCGTGGTGAACCCAGGCGATATTTTGATGGAAATCGATGTGAAGGACATCCGGGAAGCGGTAAATATCGGTTCCGCCCAGGTAACGTCGGCCCAATCGCAACTGACTTTGGCCGCCACCAACCTGGAACGGTACCGCAAGCTATACGAACAGGGAGCCGTTAGCCAGTTGCAGCTGGACCAATACCAAAACGCTTATGAAGTTGCCCGGGCTGCGGCGCAACAGGCCGAGGCGCAATATGCGCAAAGCGCCAACCAAATGGGTTACAGCCGCCTGATCGCCGACAGCGCGGGGGTGGTTGCCGGCGTCAGCGCCGAAGCCGGCCAGGTAGTCAGTACCGGGCAGCCCGTCCTGACGCTGGTGCAAGGCGATGAGCGGGAGGTTGAAATCAATGTTCCGGAAAACCGGATTGACGAATTGCGGCAGGCCCGGCAGATCCAGGTCCGTTTCTGGGCGCTGCCGGAGGTAGTCCTGAATGGTCAGGTCCGGGAAATTTCACCGGTAGCCAACAACATCACCAGGACCTATAAAGCCAGGATCAGTTTGATCAATCCGCCGGCAGAGGTTGGTCTAGGCATGACGGCCAGTGTAACGGTGGAAAATACCGGCGCCAAACCGGTTGTTTACATTCCGCTGACAGCCGTTTATCAGACGGGCGATACGCCCGGCGTATGGGTGGTGGAGAACGATACGGCCACGCTGCGGCCCGTAAGGACAGGGGATTTCGGAGACGGCAGGATTCAGATACTGGACGGCTTACATGACGGGGATGTGATTGTCACCGCCGGCGTACAAAAACTGCGCGAAGGACAGAAGGTGCGTTTATGA
- a CDS encoding efflux RND transporter permease subunit yields MTKFNLTEWSLNHKQLVYFFVALVFVAGIFSYQRLGRMEDPDFVVRQMVVSVAWPGASARQMEEQVTDKIEKKLQDTPGLDYLRSYSRPGQAVIYVNLAESVNKQDVRPTWLEVRNMVNDIKSTLPQGVVGPAFNDRFDDVYGSIYALTADDYSYEEMRERAEQIRRTLLGVANVKKAELIGVQAETIYVEMQSAKLAQLGIDPKVIIAAVQAQSAMTPSGMVETPDDNVYLRVSGMFEDVEGLKNMPIRVNEQTFRLGDVAEIKRGYTDPMDPKMYVNGQPAVGIAVSMESGGNILTLGTDLAAAIDKVRQDLPLGMGIHQVADQPQVVKESIHEFIKSLQEAIVIVLAVSFLSLGLRTGVVVALCIPLVIAGIFVCMAILGIDLHKVSLGALIMALGLLVDDAIIAVEMMTVKLEQGWERFTAACYAYTATAFPMLTGTLITCAGFIPIGFSKGSAAEFTSSLFPVMTVALLISWLVSVTVTPLLGYRLIKPQPAADKQHDIYDTRFYRLFRRVLVWCLEHKKTVLAITAACFIGSIFLLTLVKQEFFPPSVRPELIVELTLPEGSSLAATEREAQAFAEAIAGDDGNIASYSYYVGEGSPRFILTMEPKLPATNYAQFIIVAKDLDARDALNRKIEQLFADRFESVRGHVEFIQTGPPSAYPVMLRVSGYDHEQVRGIANQVAAIMAQDADLTNINFDWQEKSKVMHLAVDQDKARMLGLTSQGLAQDLQTQLSGAAIAEYYEQDKTVDIVFRIDAQSRKDLAAVKDLPVHIGNGRFVPLEQVANISYAGEEGLIWRYDLKPTITVRADVVDGVTGNDATRKIYQNVASIRKTLPPGYSIDVAGSAERSAISVEFLLKTVPAMVAVIVILLMFQLQKISLMVLTLLTAPLGIIGVSLSMLLTQRPMGFVAELGILALSGMIIRNSVILIDQIEKHIRDGETPWDAIINSAVLRFRPIMLTAAAAILGMLPLVPSTFWGPMAVAIGGGLLGATIMTLLVLPTMYAVWFRVEPGTEKQNPD; encoded by the coding sequence ATGACCAAGTTCAACCTTACGGAATGGTCGCTGAACCATAAACAACTTGTCTATTTCTTTGTGGCTTTGGTGTTTGTAGCGGGAATTTTCTCCTATCAGCGGCTGGGCCGGATGGAAGACCCCGATTTCGTTGTCCGCCAGATGGTGGTGTCGGTTGCCTGGCCGGGAGCCAGCGCCAGGCAGATGGAAGAGCAGGTCACCGACAAAATCGAGAAAAAGCTGCAGGACACCCCGGGTCTGGATTATCTGAGAAGCTATTCCAGACCGGGCCAGGCCGTTATTTATGTGAATCTGGCCGAGTCGGTCAATAAACAGGACGTGCGTCCCACCTGGCTGGAAGTGCGAAATATGGTCAATGATATCAAGAGCACGCTGCCGCAAGGAGTGGTCGGACCGGCGTTCAACGACCGCTTTGACGACGTTTACGGCAGTATTTACGCGCTTACTGCCGATGATTACAGCTATGAGGAGATGCGGGAAAGGGCCGAGCAAATCCGCCGGACTTTGCTTGGCGTGGCCAATGTGAAAAAAGCCGAACTGATCGGCGTTCAGGCGGAAACCATTTATGTGGAGATGCAAAGCGCCAAACTGGCTCAACTGGGAATTGATCCCAAGGTGATCATCGCCGCCGTACAGGCGCAAAGCGCCATGACTCCCTCCGGCATGGTGGAAACCCCGGACGACAATGTGTATTTGCGGGTATCGGGAATGTTTGAAGATGTGGAAGGTCTGAAAAACATGCCCATCCGGGTCAATGAGCAGACCTTCAGATTGGGAGACGTGGCCGAAATCAAACGGGGCTACACCGATCCCATGGACCCCAAAATGTATGTTAACGGCCAACCTGCCGTAGGCATTGCCGTTTCCATGGAGTCCGGCGGCAATATCCTGACCCTGGGAACCGACTTGGCCGCCGCTATCGACAAGGTACGGCAGGATTTGCCGCTGGGCATGGGAATTCATCAGGTGGCTGATCAGCCCCAGGTTGTCAAGGAGTCCATCCATGAATTTATCAAATCGCTGCAGGAGGCTATCGTGATTGTGCTGGCCGTCAGCTTTCTCAGCCTCGGGTTGCGGACCGGCGTCGTCGTTGCCTTGTGTATTCCCCTGGTGATTGCCGGTATTTTCGTGTGCATGGCAATCCTGGGCATTGACCTGCATAAGGTATCGCTGGGCGCGCTGATTATGGCGCTGGGCCTGCTGGTGGATGATGCGATTATTGCTGTTGAAATGATGACCGTAAAACTGGAACAGGGCTGGGAACGGTTTACAGCAGCCTGCTACGCCTATACGGCCACCGCCTTTCCGATGCTGACCGGTACGCTGATTACCTGCGCCGGGTTTATTCCCATCGGTTTTTCCAAGGGATCGGCCGCCGAGTTTACCAGCAGCCTCTTTCCGGTCATGACGGTTGCCCTGCTGATTTCCTGGCTGGTATCGGTAACGGTGACACCGCTGTTAGGGTATCGTTTGATCAAACCCCAACCGGCAGCGGACAAACAGCACGACATCTATGATACACGTTTTTACCGGCTGTTCCGGCGGGTTCTGGTCTGGTGCCTGGAGCACAAAAAAACGGTGCTGGCGATAACAGCGGCATGTTTTATCGGTTCCATCTTTTTGCTGACACTGGTTAAACAGGAATTTTTCCCGCCTTCCGTCCGTCCTGAACTCATCGTCGAACTGACGCTGCCGGAAGGCTCTTCCCTGGCGGCGACCGAGCGGGAAGCACAGGCCTTTGCTGAAGCCATTGCCGGCGATGATGGGAACATTGCAAGCTACAGCTATTATGTCGGCGAGGGGTCGCCGCGCTTTATTCTGACCATGGAGCCAAAGCTGCCGGCAACCAATTACGCCCAGTTTATTATTGTGGCGAAAGACCTTGACGCCCGCGACGCTTTGAACCGGAAAATTGAACAGCTGTTTGCCGACCGGTTTGAAAGTGTGCGGGGCCATGTCGAATTCATTCAGACCGGGCCGCCATCGGCCTATCCCGTCATGCTGCGCGTCAGCGGCTATGACCATGAGCAGGTGCGCGGGATTGCCAACCAGGTCGCCGCTATCATGGCCCAGGACGCAGATCTTACCAATATCAATTTTGACTGGCAGGAAAAAAGCAAAGTAATGCATCTGGCGGTTGATCAGGACAAGGCCAGAATGCTGGGTCTCACCAGCCAGGGGCTGGCCCAGGATTTACAGACCCAGTTGTCGGGCGCCGCTATTGCCGAATATTACGAACAGGATAAAACGGTGGACATCGTATTCCGCATTGATGCCCAAAGCCGCAAAGATCTGGCCGCTGTCAAGGATTTGCCGGTGCATATCGGCAACGGCCGGTTTGTGCCGCTGGAGCAAGTTGCCAATATCAGCTACGCTGGGGAAGAAGGACTGATTTGGCGCTACGACCTCAAACCGACCATTACCGTTCGGGCCGATGTCGTGGACGGCGTAACTGGCAATGACGCCACCCGGAAGATTTATCAGAATGTGGCCTCAATCCGCAAGACACTGCCGCCGGGCTACAGCATCGACGTCGCCGGCTCGGCGGAAAGAAGCGCTATTTCTGTGGAATTTTTACTGAAGACAGTGCCGGCAATGGTTGCGGTCATCGTGATTTTGCTGATGTTTCAACTGCAGAAGATCTCCCTGATGGTACTGACCCTGCTGACCGCCCCGCTGGGGATTATCGGCGTCAGCCTGTCCATGCTGTTGACCCAACGTCCCATGGGTTTTGTCGCCGAACTTGGCATTCTGGCGCTCAGCGGCATGATTATCCGCAATTCGGTTATCCTGATTGACCAGATCGAAAAACACATCCGTGATGGCGAGACGCCTTGGGACGCCATCATTAACTCGGCAGTGCTCCGGTTCCGGCCGATCATGCTGACAGCAGCCGCTGCCATTCTCGGCATGCTTCCCCTGGTGCCGAGTACCTTCTGGGGGCCCATGGCGGTGGCCATCGGCGGGGGGCTGCTAGGCGCAACCATTATGACCCTGCTGGTTTTGCCGACCATGTATGCCGTATGGTTCCGGGTGGAACCCGGCACGGAAAAACAGAACCCTGATTAA
- a CDS encoding L,D-transpeptidase, translating into MKKQIVVNLTTLRCSYFENDRLVKEYSVGIGKPSTPTPPGNYQIVDKLVFEKMGDIDLGSRRLVLSSEKTCLHGSWNGPVEGYVSGGCIRMYNKNIEELFPKVEIGTSVVMINS; encoded by the coding sequence ATGAAAAAGCAGATTGTGGTAAACCTGACAACCTTGCGTTGCTCCTATTTTGAGAATGACAGACTGGTCAAGGAATACTCTGTTGGTATTGGAAAGCCATCAACCCCTACGCCCCCAGGAAACTATCAGATTGTTGACAAATTGGTATTTGAAAAAATGGGAGATATAGATTTGGGCTCTAGAAGGTTAGTTTTATCATCAGAGAAAACTTGCCTTCATGGTTCATGGAATGGTCCAGTAGAAGGCTATGTTTCCGGTGGTTGTATCAGAATGTACAATAAAAATATTGAAGAATTGTTTCCAAAAGTGGAGATTGGCACATCTGTAGTTATGATTAACTCGTAA
- a CDS encoding sulfite exporter TauE/SafE family protein, with translation MITFVVLFIAAFCAGVQNALAGGGSFLTFPALMFTGLDARAANITSTVALFPGQITTGFAGRQHVSDLPQLSFKALFVISLIGGVLGALLLLATPVSVFEFLVPWLVLFATLVFLWGSFFRRTRENSKQLGPIGAIIAQFAISIYGGYFGGGIGILMLAALTISGLAVRNAGATKNVLAGVMNASAVLIFLFSSNVAWTQVMIASIASIAGGQVGALALQRLNEKLLRVCIIILGFGLTIGLFMKE, from the coding sequence ATGATAACATTTGTTGTTCTTTTTATTGCGGCTTTTTGTGCAGGTGTGCAAAATGCGTTGGCTGGCGGAGGCTCGTTTCTTACTTTTCCGGCGTTGATGTTTACGGGCCTGGACGCGCGGGCGGCAAATATTACATCGACGGTCGCACTTTTCCCCGGGCAGATTACAACCGGCTTTGCTGGACGCCAACATGTTTCGGACTTACCCCAATTGTCCTTTAAGGCTTTATTTGTTATCAGTCTGATTGGCGGTGTTTTGGGGGCGCTTCTTCTGTTGGCTACGCCGGTGTCTGTTTTTGAATTTTTGGTGCCATGGCTGGTTCTATTTGCCACCTTGGTTTTCCTGTGGGGCAGCTTTTTCCGGCGAACCCGAGAAAACTCCAAACAATTAGGGCCTATTGGAGCTATAATCGCACAATTTGCCATTTCTATTTACGGCGGCTATTTTGGCGGCGGGATTGGCATCTTAATGTTGGCTGCTCTGACTATTTCCGGCTTAGCTGTACGTAATGCAGGAGCGACAAAGAATGTGCTGGCTGGGGTGATGAACGCTTCCGCCGTTTTGATTTTTCTTTTTTCAAGCAATGTTGCGTGGACACAAGTCATGATAGCCTCTATTGCATCTATCGCAGGCGGCCAGGTAGGGGCTCTCGCTCTGCAGCGGCTGAATGAAAAGTTATTACGTGTTTGTATTATTATTCTGGGCTTTGGGCTGACCATTGGGCTTTTTATGAAAGAATGA
- a CDS encoding class I SAM-dependent methyltransferase: MPIIKGLETTFNAVYSEYDKWRQTYVTELYEDIFAYKQINQLSNVLKIGIGTGEAALPFLKTGCSLTAVELGEKLTEYHQAKVL, translated from the coding sequence ATGCCAATAATTAAAGGTTTAGAAACAACATTCAACGCAGTTTACTCTGAATATGACAAGTGGCGTCAGACTTATGTTACAGAGTTGTATGAGGACATTTTTGCTTATAAACAAATAAATCAATTAAGCAACGTCCTTAAAATCGGAATCGGAACAGGTGAAGCGGCATTGCCATTTCTCAAAACAGGTTGTTCTTTAACAGCCGTTGAGTTGGGCGAAAAATTGACTGAGTATCACCAGGCAAAAGTTTTGTAA
- a CDS encoding Rpn family recombination-promoting nuclease/putative transposase: protein MEWDLNRLNDYLFKWVFGREEHKDILLNFLNSVLSVNGSEELTDITLAERELDPAHLQDKLSRLDILGKASDGSFVNIEVQIVNERDIDKRTLYYWAKLYQSQLQSGQTYKELCRTVTINVLGFSFLPETQPHHSVFSLYDIATGYRLNRDMEVHFLELPKWKTLRTKPRTRLEKWLTYLGNYANPQEMEEIVMSEPAIQKALSAEERFLQQDKERYLYEMREKALRDHLSAMYYAKEEGREEGKAEGREEGIRETALRLLAMGLLPADVSKGTGLSLEEVEKLRKD, encoded by the coding sequence GTGGAATGGGACTTGAACCGGCTGAATGACTATCTGTTCAAATGGGTATTCGGGCGGGAAGAACATAAAGACATATTGCTGAATTTCCTCAACTCAGTCTTAAGCGTCAACGGCAGCGAAGAATTGACGGATATTACTTTAGCGGAGCGAGAACTGGATCCGGCGCATCTGCAAGATAAACTGTCCCGGCTGGATATTCTCGGCAAGGCCAGTGATGGTAGTTTCGTCAACATCGAAGTGCAGATTGTCAATGAACGGGATATTGACAAAAGAACCCTATACTATTGGGCTAAATTGTATCAAAGTCAGTTGCAAAGTGGGCAGACTTATAAAGAACTATGCCGTACCGTGACCATCAACGTGCTGGGTTTTAGTTTTTTACCGGAAACCCAGCCCCATCACAGCGTATTTTCTCTCTATGATATAGCTACAGGCTATCGACTGAACCGGGATATGGAAGTCCACTTTCTGGAATTGCCGAAATGGAAAACTCTCCGAACAAAACCGAGAACACGGTTGGAGAAGTGGCTGACCTATTTGGGGAATTACGCCAATCCGCAAGAAATGGAGGAGATCGTGATGAGTGAACCAGCGATCCAAAAAGCCTTGTCAGCGGAAGAACGCTTTTTGCAGCAGGATAAAGAGCGATATCTATATGAAATGCGCGAGAAGGCCTTGCGTGATCATTTGTCGGCTATGTACTACGCCAAAGAAGAAGGCAGAGAAGAAGGCAAGGCAGAAGGCAGAGAAGAAGGCATTCGGGAAACAGCGTTACGTCTTTTGGCAATGGGTCTGTTACCAGCGGATGTTTCCAAAGGGACTGGATTATCTTTGGAAGAAGTGGAGAAACTCAGAAAGGATTAG
- a CDS encoding SDR family oxidoreductase produces the protein MKLSGNTILITGGGSGIGLAFAERFIKGGNQVIICGRRKDVLQKAQETLPGIITYPCDLTRESERSALFDWVTVNYPEVNVLVNNAGVSQRFNVLKADAKNNWGYFSKEITANLEAPIHLSMLFAPFFAEKKEAAIINVTSGLAFTPLAITPIYSATKAALHSFTVSLRYQLSATAIEVIEVAPPAVKTDLNGTWQNLHMEPLEAFANGIFKELEGGKTEIGYGNSVERMRMSRDEIDAFTEKMYNAMKASIK, from the coding sequence ATGAAACTATCTGGAAACACAATACTCATTACTGGTGGAGGTTCCGGCATCGGGCTGGCTTTTGCGGAACGCTTTATCAAGGGGGGAAATCAGGTAATCATTTGCGGACGGCGTAAAGACGTACTTCAAAAAGCCCAAGAAACTTTGCCGGGCATCATTACCTATCCATGCGATTTGACGAGAGAATCCGAGCGTTCCGCATTATTTGACTGGGTAACAGTGAATTATCCGGAGGTAAATGTATTAGTCAACAATGCAGGGGTTTCCCAGCGTTTCAATGTGTTAAAAGCAGATGCGAAAAATAATTGGGGCTACTTCAGTAAAGAAATTACGGCAAATCTGGAAGCGCCTATTCATCTTTCTATGTTGTTCGCACCATTCTTTGCTGAGAAAAAAGAGGCAGCTATTATAAATGTGACGTCCGGCCTAGCGTTTACGCCCCTTGCGATTACTCCGATTTATTCAGCCACGAAAGCGGCACTTCATTCTTTTACCGTGAGCCTAAGATACCAGCTTTCAGCTACAGCCATAGAAGTGATCGAAGTAGCTCCACCGGCAGTAAAAACGGATTTAAACGGGACGTGGCAAAACTTACATATGGAGCCGCTGGAAGCCTTCGCAAACGGCATTTTCAAGGAATTAGAAGGAGGCAAAACGGAAATTGGATATGGCAATTCCGTAGAGCGGATGCGTATGTCACGAGATGAAATTGACGCATTCACAGAAAAAATGTACAATGCAATGAAAGCTTCAATCAAATAA
- a CDS encoding MFS transporter, translating into MELLYNPAKKAFQGSSQSYSLMTVVLFWSGLVIMSSLYITIPLISTFTDIFKVAPTQAAWTSSSFSFCFALGCLFYGPLSDRFGRKIIILSGLSILAFISLLMGFITDLSWLILFRGLQGAAAATFSPVALAYVVEVFPPQKQVTTIGFINTGFLMAGIIGQIFSSYISQLYGWNLIFYLLGVIYAVTAFLILWFIPQSPVTCVNTSIITIFRQMGTILTQKSLLCSYAIALTILFSFVGMYTALNHYLSSPLFGFTAQQIFYVRSMGIIGMLLSPFSGQLVEKHGLFSVLRAGMALSIIGLLLLGISNNLLLIVVASILFIAGLAVFAPTVVAIIGRLGGKVRGAAISAYTFILFAGASIGPILTLNILKSGSYFFTFLALAFFLCFGLLASFFIRMEDEVKEIA; encoded by the coding sequence TTGGAATTACTATATAACCCCGCAAAGAAAGCATTTCAGGGATCATCACAAAGTTATTCACTTATGACTGTCGTCTTATTCTGGTCCGGTTTGGTAATTATGTCGAGTCTTTATATCACTATACCCTTAATCTCAACTTTTACAGACATTTTTAAGGTTGCGCCGACACAGGCGGCCTGGACCAGCAGCTCTTTTTCCTTCTGTTTTGCGCTTGGCTGCCTTTTTTACGGACCGTTATCCGACCGCTTTGGCCGCAAAATCATCATTTTATCAGGATTATCTATTTTGGCATTCATTTCGCTGCTGATGGGATTCATTACCGACCTGTCCTGGCTAATTCTATTTCGTGGTCTACAGGGAGCGGCGGCAGCAACTTTTTCACCGGTAGCCCTAGCTTATGTTGTAGAAGTATTTCCGCCGCAAAAGCAGGTAACGACAATTGGTTTCATCAATACAGGATTTCTCATGGCCGGTATTATCGGCCAGATCTTCAGCAGTTACATCAGTCAGCTTTATGGATGGAATCTTATATTTTATCTTCTGGGTGTTATTTATGCGGTGACAGCCTTTTTGATCTTGTGGTTCATTCCCCAAAGTCCTGTTACATGTGTCAATACAAGTATAATTACGATATTCAGACAAATGGGAACGATTCTAACTCAAAAATCTTTACTTTGTTCCTATGCAATCGCCTTAACAATACTTTTTTCCTTCGTGGGCATGTACACTGCGTTGAATCATTATCTAAGCAGCCCTTTGTTCGGTTTTACCGCCCAGCAGATATTCTATGTTCGGTCTATGGGTATTATCGGTATGCTTCTGTCACCTTTTTCCGGGCAATTAGTGGAGAAACACGGGCTGTTTTCAGTCCTGCGTGCCGGAATGGCACTGTCCATCATTGGATTGCTGTTGCTGGGAATTAGCAACAATTTATTATTAATCGTCGTCGCCAGCATCCTCTTTATCGCTGGGCTTGCTGTCTTCGCTCCTACGGTAGTAGCCATTATCGGCCGGCTGGGGGGGAAAGTAAGAGGGGCCGCGATATCTGCCTATACATTTATTCTCTTTGCCGGTGCCAGCATTGGCCCCATTCTTACGCTGAACATATTGAAATCAGGTAGCTATTTCTTTACTTTCCTGGCTTTGGCTTTTTTCTTATGCTTTGGCTTATTGGCTTCGTTCTTTATTCGTATGGAGGATGAAGTTAAAGAAATAGCCTAA
- a CDS encoding methionyl aminopeptidase, whose amino-acid sequence MKFGRNNTCWCGSGQKYKHCHTEIDEKIKLYRMKGYEVPNRTQLKTIADIHGVRESGLRNIELLDYISEFVVDGITTEELDQRIYQKTIELGGIPATLGYEGYPKSVCISINEVVCHGIPSEQIRLKNGDIVNIDVTTIYNRYYSDSSRMFCVGKVSNERKRLVEVAKECLDLGVEQVRPWGFLGDIGQVIKDHAHACGYSVVRDIGGHGVGLSIHEEPWVSHVASAGTGMLLVPGLIFTIEPMINMGSANVHTSRRDGWTVTTADGQPSAQWEKTVLVTKMGVEILAY is encoded by the coding sequence ATGAAGTTTGGGAGAAACAATACTTGTTGGTGCGGCAGTGGACAGAAGTATAAACATTGCCATACGGAAATTGACGAAAAAATTAAGCTGTATCGCATGAAGGGATATGAGGTTCCGAACCGTACACAGTTAAAGACAATTGCAGACATCCACGGAGTTCGGGAGAGCGGCCTTCGCAACATCGAATTGCTGGATTATATCAGCGAATTTGTGGTGGATGGAATAACCACGGAAGAGCTAGATCAAAGGATATATCAAAAAACCATAGAGCTAGGAGGCATCCCTGCCACTTTAGGCTATGAGGGTTATCCAAAGAGCGTGTGCATTTCCATTAATGAGGTGGTGTGTCACGGAATTCCTTCGGAACAGATTCGATTAAAAAACGGCGATATTGTAAACATCGATGTGACCACCATTTATAATCGCTATTATTCTGACTCATCCCGGATGTTCTGTGTTGGTAAGGTATCCAATGAACGAAAGAGACTAGTGGAAGTAGCAAAAGAGTGCCTGGATCTTGGAGTCGAACAAGTCAGACCCTGGGGATTTCTCGGGGATATTGGTCAAGTGATTAAGGATCATGCTCACGCCTGTGGCTATTCGGTTGTCCGGGATATTGGAGGCCACGGTGTTGGATTAAGCATTCATGAAGAGCCATGGGTAAGCCATGTTGCGTCTGCAGGCACAGGAATGCTTTTGGTTCCGGGTCTCATATTTACCATTGAACCCATGATTAATATGGGGTCGGCAAATGTACATACCAGCCGAAGGGATGGATGGACTGTAACTACCGCTGATGGACAGCCATCTGCCCAATGGGAAAAAACTGTATTGGTTACAAAAATGGGAGTGGAAATATTGGCCTATTAG